The genomic segment CGAGGGGCTCGGATGCACTATTGTCGCTCAGGACGGTTCGGGTGTCGGCGCCGATACCGAAGCGGTCTGCGTCTCAACGGCAATAGAGGAATCGAACCCCGACATCGCCGCCGCCCGCGCCGCATGTCTTCCCATCGTGCATCGCTCCGATCTGCTTGCCGCGATCATCGCCTCGAAGAGGACGATCGCGGTGGCCGGTACAAGCGGTAAATCGACGGTGACGTCTATGATCTTTGAGTTCCTGACAGCATGCGGGAAATCACCTTCCCTTGTAAGCGGCGCGCCCTTGCGCCGGCTCGAAAGACAGGGGCTGATCGGCAATGCCTTCAGCGGCGGCTCCGATCTCTTAGTCGTTGAGGCCGACGAGAGCGATGGAACGCTGATTAAATATTTTCCCGAGTGTGCCGTTGTGCTCAATATATCAAAAGACCACAAAGATATTGACGAGATAAAAGGGTTTTTTGAAAGACTTCTTTCGCAATCGACGTGGACCGCTGTAAACTCCGACGATCCGATCCTTGCTGCGCTGCCGGCAACAGTGGGCTTTGGCCGGAACAATTCCGCCTCGTGGCGACCGGATGATGAAGAACCGTTGGCGACCTCGGTCAAGCTTTTTCGCAACGGTATTGAATACCACCTGCCCCTTCCGGGAGGGCACAATCTCGAAAACCTCCGCGCGGCGCTTTGCGTCTGCGAACATTTTGGTTGTGAGGGGCCCGCTCTTGCTGATGCGGTAAGAAATTTCGAAGGAGTGGCGCGGCGCTTTGCGGTAACCGGGACCAAACAGAACGTGTATGTGGTCGATGATTTTGCCCACAATCCGGCGAAGATAGCGGCTGCAGTGAATGCCGCACGGGGTCTTTCCGACCGCATCATTGCAGTATACCAACCGCACGGGTTTGGTCCGACACGGTTTCTGAAGGATGAATATATCGCGACCATGCGAACCATCTTCCGGCAGGACGATTCGCTCTATCTTTTGCCGATCTATTATGCGGGGGGCACCGCGCAAAGAGATATTTGCTCGGAAGATATCATAGAGGGGCTCGGTCCCGTATCATTCAACGCACAGGCGGTAAAGGACCGCGATGAGCTGCTGAACAGGCTGAAGGTCGACGCGAGACCGGGTGATTGTGTTCTTGTCATGGGAGCACGCGACCCGTCACTCTCCTCCCTGGTGAGGAAGGTGACGGATCTCTTTTCTGG from the Syntrophorhabdaceae bacterium genome contains:
- a CDS encoding L,D-transpeptidase family protein: MQRYLADPRELFLVQSIETQTLLACEGNAVIGRYDASTSRFGCGIREGSFKTPPGIHRIREKIGSGAPAGRIFKERMDTGMNWDQGLTGDNLILTRILRLEGLEEGINKGDGVDSYERCIYIHGTNREDLVGTPLSHGCIALRNQDILRLFEIVREGTLVYIDPPPVAIGERPCRSVHFTGIFGTGMSALAQYLRFQGIAVSGSDRLLGSDDTASMQRMLEGLGCTIVAQDGSGVGADTEAVCVSTAIEESNPDIAAARAACLPIVHRSDLLAAIIASKRTIAVAGTSGKSTVTSMIFEFLTACGKSPSLVSGAPLRRLERQGLIGNAFSGGSDLLVVEADESDGTLIKYFPECAVVLNISKDHKDIDEIKGFFERLLSQSTWTAVNSDDPILAALPATVGFGRNNSASWRPDDEEPLATSVKLFRNGIEYHLPLPGGHNLENLRAALCVCEHFGCEGPALADAVRNFEGVARRFAVTGTKQNVYVVDDFAHNPAKIAAAVNAARGLSDRIIAVYQPHGFGPTRFLKDEYIATMRTIFRQDDSLYLLPIYYAGGTAQRDICSEDIIEGLGPVSFNAQAVKDRDELLNRLKVDARPGDCVLVMGARDPSLSSLVRKVTDLFSG